DNA from Daphnia pulicaria isolate SC F1-1A chromosome 3, SC_F0-13Bv2, whole genome shotgun sequence:
CAGCCATCACACGTATCCGGCTAGCTCGTTGAACTCTTGTCCTGATCTTCCTTTTTATCTTTCGAttgtttgaattcaattttttccatcATTTCTCAATCACAGCCCGACCTGAAAGCCAAATTGGAAGAATTCAAGAGCAAGATCATCGGCCACCTCGGTTACATGAAGGGCTCCATTCTGGCGGCTAAGGGCAAGATGATGCTCAAGAAAGCCCACGAGTACCAACAGAAAGGTGAGAAATTGGTCGGAATCGGCGAGTCTCTCAAGGCCCTCAAGCAGGAGAAACAGAAGCACTACGAGCCCAGCTACGCTCCACCAGCTCCCGTCTACTCGGCACCACCGGCTCCCGCATACTCCGGTTAGGTAATGATAACTATCCAAAATTAGTAGATCTTATTAACGACATCACAGATGAAATGGAACTGAtcat
Protein-coding regions in this window:
- the LOC124329216 gene encoding uncharacterized protein LOC124329216 yields the protein MMSLRLLCLIGLVAGIHCGMVRRDLGKKASNSYSVPPASGYGVAPPAPIYGAAPASSYIAPSNYGPPIYYEDDDKPDLKAKLEEFKSKIIGHLGYMKGSILAAKGKMMLKKAHEYQQKGEKLVGIGESLKALKQEKQKHYEPSYAPPAPVYSAPPAPAYSG